The following are encoded in a window of Flavobacterium sp. WC2421 genomic DNA:
- a CDS encoding pirin family protein, with amino-acid sequence MKNTVLHKANTRGHADHGWLKANFSFSFGSWYNPERVQFGALRVLNDDIIGEGMGFGTHPHDNMEIITIPLEGDLAHKDSMGNAATIKNGDVQVMSAGTGIQHSEFNPNADLKTKSLQIWVFPNKRNVTPRYQQISLNKEDRNNKLQQILSPNPEDDGVWIHQDAWFHLGKFDKDSVVTYDLKKDGNGVYAFILSGKLTINGQELETRDGFGIWDVNSLEIKMTTEAEILLMEVPMKY; translated from the coding sequence ATGAAAAATACAGTTTTACATAAAGCCAATACAAGAGGACATGCTGATCACGGATGGTTGAAAGCTAATTTTAGTTTTAGTTTTGGAAGTTGGTACAATCCTGAAAGAGTACAATTTGGCGCACTTCGCGTTTTAAACGATGATATTATAGGAGAAGGAATGGGTTTTGGAACGCATCCACACGATAATATGGAAATCATCACTATTCCGCTAGAAGGTGATTTAGCACACAAAGACAGCATGGGAAATGCCGCTACAATCAAAAATGGAGATGTGCAAGTAATGAGTGCTGGAACCGGAATCCAACACAGTGAATTCAATCCTAATGCCGATTTAAAAACAAAGTCATTACAAATTTGGGTTTTTCCAAACAAACGCAATGTCACTCCTCGTTACCAACAAATCTCTTTAAATAAAGAAGATCGTAATAATAAATTACAACAAATCCTATCACCAAATCCAGAAGACGATGGCGTATGGATTCATCAAGATGCTTGGTTTCATTTGGGTAAATTTGACAAAGACAGTGTTGTTACTTATGATCTAAAAAAAGATGGAAATGGCGTTTATGCCTTTATCCTTTCTGGTAAGTTGACCATTAACGGACAAGAATTAGAAACTCGTGATGGTTTTGGAATTTGGGATGTCAATTCATTAGAAATAAAAATGACAACTGAGGCTGAAATTTTATTAATGGAAGTTCCAATGAAATATTAA
- a CDS encoding GNAT family N-acetyltransferase gives MTQDIKLEVNDKKGFFYIENEGKLQAKMTFIFAGEHQIIIDHTEVNSNQNGKGFGKQMVESAVAYARERGIKILPLCPFAKNVFDKNTTLNDVL, from the coding sequence ATGACACAGGATATAAAACTAGAAGTAAACGATAAAAAAGGTTTTTTCTACATAGAAAATGAAGGGAAGCTTCAAGCTAAAATGACATTTATTTTTGCAGGTGAGCACCAAATTATTATTGATCATACTGAAGTCAACTCGAACCAAAACGGAAAGGGATTCGGAAAACAAATGGTCGAAAGTGCTGTTGCTTATGCACGCGAAAGAGGAATTAAAATTCTCCCTTTATGCCCATTTGCCAAAAATGTTTTTGATAAAAATACGACTTTAAACGACGTATTATAA
- a CDS encoding OsmC family protein has translation MENVLENNITGHIGTQKYFCTITWRNGKLIMDEPDSIEGKDLGPDPYSTLLASLAGCTLSTLRMYIDRKGWDIPEINVSLNFYQENDPELTTTISRSISFSKDIEEDIKKRLLIIAEKCPVSKILKNNIIINTTL, from the coding sequence ATGGAAAATGTATTAGAGAATAACATTACTGGACATATTGGAACTCAAAAGTATTTCTGTACTATCACATGGCGAAACGGCAAACTTATAATGGATGAGCCCGATAGTATTGAAGGAAAAGATCTTGGTCCAGATCCTTACTCTACACTCCTAGCATCACTAGCAGGCTGTACGTTATCTACTTTACGAATGTATATTGACCGCAAAGGTTGGGATATTCCAGAAATAAATGTTTCTTTAAACTTTTACCAAGAAAACGATCCCGAGCTGACTACAACAATTTCACGCTCCATTAGTTTTTCAAAGGATATTGAAGAAGACATTAAGAAAAGGCTTTTAATAATTGCTGAAAAATGTCCCGTTTCTAAAATATTAAAAAACAATATTATAATCAATACAACACTATAA
- a CDS encoding (4Fe-4S)-binding protein, producing MDPKDIKKEYTNGEVTVVWQSGKCIHSGNCVRNNPDVFQPKEKPWIKIEGSSTEKIIETVNKCPSGALTYYKNK from the coding sequence ATGGATCCAAAAGACATTAAAAAAGAATATACCAATGGTGAAGTTACCGTGGTATGGCAATCTGGGAAATGCATTCATTCTGGAAACTGTGTTAGAAATAATCCAGATGTATTTCAACCCAAAGAGAAACCTTGGATAAAAATTGAAGGCTCTTCGACTGAAAAAATAATTGAAACCGTAAATAAATGCCCTTCGGGTGCTTTGACTTATTACAAAAACAAATAA
- a CDS encoding NADPH-dependent FMN reductase, whose translation MKKIIAFGASSSTTSINKQLAVYAAEQFKNATVEVLDLNDYEMPIFSMDKETANGIPELAKDFFAKLGSADLLVISFAEHNGAYSTAFKNIFDWTSRIHSKTFQEKQTLIMATSPGPRGGASVLEIAKNRFPFQGAVVKGSFSLPSFHENFDEKEGITNTDLNNELLQIVQSITL comes from the coding sequence ATGAAAAAAATTATCGCTTTTGGTGCTTCATCAAGTACTACCTCTATAAACAAACAATTGGCAGTTTATGCTGCCGAGCAATTTAAAAATGCAACTGTTGAAGTTTTGGATTTGAATGATTATGAAATGCCCATTTTTTCTATGGACAAAGAAACAGCAAATGGGATTCCAGAATTAGCCAAGGATTTTTTTGCTAAACTAGGGAGCGCTGATTTGCTAGTCATTTCATTTGCAGAACACAATGGTGCATACTCTACTGCTTTTAAAAATATTTTTGATTGGACATCAAGAATCCATTCTAAAACATTCCAAGAAAAACAAACGCTTATCATGGCAACTTCACCAGGACCAAGAGGTGGAGCTTCTGTTTTAGAAATAGCAAAAAATCGTTTCCCTTTTCAAGGCGCAGTGGTAAAAGGAAGTTTTTCTTTACCTAGTTTCCATGAAAATTTTGACGAAAAAGAAGGAATTACAAACACCGATTTAAACAATGAATTGTTACAAATTGTACAATCAATTACGCTGTAG
- the fabD gene encoding ACP S-malonyltransferase, translating into MKAYVFPGQGAQFTGMGKDLYENSPLAKELFEKANEILGFRITDIMFEGTAEELKETKVTQPAVFLHSVILAKTLGADFKPEMVAGHSLGEFSALVANGALSFEDGLKLVSQRALAMQKACEIKPSTMAAVLGLADNIVEEVCASIDGVVVAANYNCPGQLVISGETTAVEKACEAMKAAGAKRALLLPVGGAFHSPMMEPAREELAAAIEATTFSTPICPVYQNVTATAVSDANEIKKNLIIQLTAPVKWTQSVQQMIKDGATLFTEVGPGKVLAGLIGKIDKEAVTANA; encoded by the coding sequence ATGAAAGCATACGTATTTCCAGGTCAAGGAGCGCAATTCACAGGAATGGGAAAAGACTTATATGAAAACTCTCCATTAGCCAAAGAATTATTTGAGAAAGCAAATGAAATTTTAGGTTTCCGCATTACAGACATCATGTTTGAAGGAACTGCTGAAGAATTGAAAGAAACTAAAGTGACACAACCAGCTGTTTTCTTGCATTCGGTTATTTTAGCAAAAACATTAGGAGCTGATTTCAAACCTGAAATGGTAGCGGGACATTCATTAGGTGAATTTTCAGCATTAGTAGCTAACGGTGCTTTATCATTTGAAGACGGATTAAAATTAGTTTCTCAAAGAGCCTTGGCAATGCAAAAAGCATGCGAAATCAAACCTTCAACAATGGCAGCAGTTTTAGGACTTGCAGACAATATTGTTGAAGAAGTTTGTGCCTCAATTGACGGAGTTGTTGTGGCTGCAAACTACAACTGCCCTGGACAACTAGTAATTTCTGGAGAAACAACTGCAGTTGAAAAAGCTTGTGAAGCAATGAAAGCAGCAGGTGCAAAACGCGCATTATTATTACCTGTAGGTGGTGCTTTTCACTCCCCAATGATGGAACCAGCAAGAGAAGAACTAGCAGCGGCTATTGAAGCAACTACGTTCTCTACTCCTATTTGTCCAGTGTATCAAAATGTTACTGCAACTGCAGTTTCTGACGCCAATGAAATCAAGAAAAACTTAATCATACAATTGACTGCTCCTGTGAAATGGACGCAATCAGTACAACAAATGATAAAAGATGGAGCTACTTTATTTACTGAAGTGGGTCCCGGAAAAGTATTAGCAGGTTTGATTGGGAAAATCGACAAAGAAGCGGTTACAGCAAATGCTTAA